The segment CATTCGTGGCACCGGCCTGGCGTTGATTCTCACGCGCAAGGGCCAGCATGTCATCTGTCATATCGAGGCCGTAGGCCTTGCCCGTTGGGCCTACACGCTTCGCTGACAAGAGCACGTCAATACCACCGCCCGAGCCTAAATCAAGCACGATCTCACCCGGTTTCAGTTCGGTCAGCGCCGTGGGATTTCCGCATCCCAGAGACGCAAGCAGCGCCTTTTCTGGCAGGCCGTCTTTCTCAGAATCGCCGTACAGGTTTTTGGTAATTGGATCGCAGCAGCGCATTGCAGGATCGCAGCACGCGGTCGCGCCGGAGTCTGTAACGCTTCTGGCGATAGCACCGTATTTATTGCTAATCTCGGTTTGATTTGACATTGTTAGGCGTCCTCGTATGCGCCCAAACGAATATATGATGCAAAGGACATATCTGTCAAGGCGTATACTATCCCAATGGCACGAACCGCTAAATTCGATCTAGTCACCCTGTTCGCAGCACTCGCAGACCCGACACGTTTGAGACTACTCAATCTCATGGACGGGCGAGAGGTCTGCGTTTGCTATTTTGTCGAGATTTTGAAGCAAGGACAGCCAAAGATATCCCGTCATCTTGCGTATCTCCGCCGCGCAGGAATTGTAGAGGCACGACGTGATGGCAAATGGATGCATTATCGAATTGAGCGGCCGAACGATCCTAAAGCCGCTTCAATTCTTGACGCCGCGTTGCAGTCACTAAAGACAGATAAAGAAATGCAGTCTGACCTTGCGAGGTTGGACAGG is part of the Tunturibacter empetritectus genome and harbors:
- a CDS encoding ArsR/SmtB family transcription factor — its product is MARTAKFDLVTLFAALADPTRLRLLNLMDGREVCVCYFVEILKQGQPKISRHLAYLRRAGIVEARRDGKWMHYRIERPNDPKAASILDAALQSLKTDKEMQSDLARLDRACCEPQRFITLQGAPIPAQV